One genomic segment of Mycolicibacterium gilvum includes these proteins:
- the regX gene encoding two-component sensory transduction protein RegX has translation MTSVLIVEDEESLADPLAFLLRKEGFETTVVTDGPSALAEFERAGADIVLLDLMLPGMSGTDVCKQLRSRSSVPVIMVTARDSEIDKVVGLELGADDYVTKPYSARELIARIRAVLRRGADADDLGVADGVLEAGPVRMDVERHVVSVNGAPITLPLKEFDLLEYLMRNSGRVLTRGQLIDRVWGADYVGDTKTLDVHVKRLRSKIESDPANPVHLVTVRGLGYKLEG, from the coding sequence ATGACCAGCGTGCTGATCGTGGAGGACGAGGAGTCCTTGGCCGATCCTCTGGCGTTCCTGCTCCGTAAAGAGGGGTTCGAGACCACGGTGGTGACCGACGGGCCTTCTGCGCTGGCCGAATTCGAACGCGCCGGCGCCGACATCGTGTTGCTCGACCTGATGCTGCCGGGCATGAGCGGCACCGATGTCTGCAAGCAGCTGAGGTCACGGTCCAGCGTGCCGGTGATCATGGTGACCGCCCGCGACAGCGAGATCGACAAGGTGGTGGGACTGGAGCTCGGGGCCGACGACTACGTCACCAAGCCGTACTCGGCACGTGAGCTGATCGCCCGGATCCGTGCCGTGCTGCGCCGCGGCGCCGACGCCGACGACCTCGGCGTCGCCGACGGTGTCCTGGAGGCCGGCCCGGTGCGGATGGATGTCGAGCGCCATGTGGTGAGTGTGAACGGTGCTCCGATCACGTTGCCGCTCAAGGAGTTCGATCTGCTCGAGTACCTGATGCGCAACAGCGGCCGGGTGCTCACCCGCGGCCAGTTGATCGACCGTGTCTGGGGGGCCGACTACGTCGGTGACACCAAGACGCTCGACGTGCACGTCAAGCGATTGCGCAGCAAGATCGAATCCGACCCGGCCAACCCGGTGCACCTGGTCACCGTGCGCGGGCTGGGCTACAAGCTGGAGGGCTGA
- a CDS encoding YciI family protein — protein sequence MSTERSQLFLFRLIPPRADFAQTMTDIEEHTMHLHMTYWQELLAAGRVVVYGPVADPEGVWGLGVLRVADRAEALAIAEADPSIIAGVNTFEVLEILGGTTG from the coding sequence ATGAGCACAGAGCGCTCGCAGCTCTTCCTGTTCCGGCTCATCCCGCCGCGAGCGGATTTCGCCCAGACCATGACCGACATCGAAGAGCACACGATGCACCTGCACATGACGTACTGGCAGGAGTTGCTGGCCGCCGGCCGCGTCGTCGTCTACGGCCCGGTCGCCGATCCCGAAGGCGTGTGGGGCCTGGGCGTGCTGCGGGTCGCCGATCGCGCCGAGGCCCTCGCCATCGCCGAGGCCGATCCGTCGATCATCGCCGGTGTCAACACCTTCGAGGTGCTCGAGATTCTCGGCGGCACCACCGGCTGA
- a CDS encoding YbjN domain-containing protein: MSTTDDVSDLIERTLKDNDLEYVRHEGAAGGLPGLVVALPGERRLKTNTILSVGEHSVRVEAFVCRRPDENHEGVYRFLLKRNRRLYGVAYTLDNVGDIYLVGRMALASVTPDEVDRVLGQVLEAVDADFNTLLELGFRTSIQKEWEWRVSRGESLKNLRAFEHLISDD, translated from the coding sequence ATGAGCACCACCGACGACGTCTCCGACCTGATCGAGCGAACGCTCAAGGACAACGACCTGGAGTATGTCCGCCACGAGGGCGCGGCCGGCGGCCTGCCCGGTCTGGTGGTCGCGCTGCCGGGGGAGCGGCGGCTCAAGACCAACACGATCCTGTCCGTCGGCGAGCATTCGGTGCGCGTCGAGGCGTTCGTGTGCCGCAGGCCCGACGAGAACCACGAGGGCGTCTACCGGTTTCTGCTCAAACGCAATCGCCGGCTCTACGGCGTCGCCTACACGCTCGACAACGTCGGCGACATCTATCTCGTCGGGCGGATGGCACTGGCCTCGGTGACCCCCGACGAGGTGGACCGGGTGCTCGGGCAGGTGCTCGAAGCCGTCGACGCGGACTTCAACACCCTGCTGGAGCTGGGTTTCCGGACCTCGATCCAGAAGGAATGGGAGTGGCGGGTGTCGCGCGGGGAGTCGCTGAAGAACCTGCGCGCGTTCGAGCATCTGATCTCCGACGACTGA
- the mshA gene encoding D-inositol-3-phosphate glycosyltransferase — translation MRLATDPAGSSSGLPQPRRVAVLSVHTSPLAQPGTGDAGGMNVYVLQTSLELARRGVEVEIFTRATSSADQPIVSVAPGVVVRNVVAGPFEGLDKNDLPTQLCAFTAGVLRAEATHEPGYYDILHSHYWLSGQVGWLAADRWAVPLVHTAHTLAAVKNASLAAGDTPEPPMRAIGEQQVVDEADRLIVNTEHEAQQLVSLHHADPGRIDVVHPGVDLATFTPGDRAAARAALGLDPAARIVAFVGRIQPLKAPDVLLRAAALLPDVHVVIAGGPSGSGMATPDNLVHLAGELGIAERVTFLPPQSRDHLVRVYRAADIVAVPSHNESFGLVAVEAQACGTPVVAAAVGGLPVAVRDGVSGALVHSHEPDAWATTLGEVFAADPSTFGRAAVDHAATFSWAHTVDALLTGYGRAIADHRADNTLQVAARRSGRRFSMRRGVRA, via the coding sequence GTGCGCCTAGCAACCGATCCGGCCGGTTCGTCCTCCGGACTTCCTCAGCCACGGCGGGTCGCGGTGCTGTCCGTGCACACGTCCCCGTTGGCGCAGCCCGGAACCGGTGACGCCGGAGGCATGAACGTCTACGTGCTGCAAACCTCTCTGGAGCTGGCGCGCCGCGGCGTCGAGGTCGAGATCTTCACCAGGGCCACCTCGTCGGCGGATCAGCCGATCGTCTCGGTGGCGCCGGGAGTGGTGGTGCGCAACGTCGTTGCAGGCCCCTTCGAGGGACTCGACAAGAACGACCTGCCCACGCAGCTGTGTGCGTTCACCGCCGGCGTGCTGCGCGCCGAGGCCACCCACGAACCCGGCTATTACGACATCCTGCATTCGCACTACTGGCTGTCCGGTCAGGTCGGCTGGCTGGCCGCCGACCGGTGGGCGGTGCCGCTGGTGCACACCGCGCACACGCTGGCCGCGGTGAAAAATGCGTCGCTGGCGGCCGGGGACACCCCGGAACCGCCGATGCGCGCGATCGGTGAGCAGCAGGTCGTCGACGAGGCCGACCGCCTGATCGTCAACACCGAACACGAGGCGCAGCAACTGGTTTCGCTGCATCACGCCGACCCCGGCCGCATCGACGTCGTGCACCCCGGCGTCGACCTGGCGACGTTCACCCCCGGCGACCGTGCCGCGGCGCGCGCCGCCCTCGGCCTGGATCCGGCAGCCAGGATCGTCGCGTTCGTCGGACGCATCCAGCCGCTGAAGGCGCCCGACGTGCTGCTGCGCGCCGCGGCGCTGCTGCCCGACGTGCACGTGGTGATCGCGGGCGGGCCGTCCGGGTCCGGTATGGCGACTCCCGACAACCTTGTTCACCTCGCCGGCGAACTGGGTATCGCCGAGCGTGTGACGTTCCTGCCGCCGCAATCGCGTGATCACCTCGTCCGGGTGTACCGGGCCGCTGACATCGTCGCGGTGCCCAGCCACAACGAATCGTTCGGTCTGGTCGCCGTCGAGGCGCAGGCCTGTGGCACCCCGGTGGTCGCGGCCGCGGTCGGCGGGCTTCCCGTCGCGGTGCGCGACGGTGTCAGCGGAGCGCTGGTGCACAGCCACGAACCCGACGCGTGGGCCACGACGCTGGGTGAGGTGTTTGCCGCCGATCCGTCGACGTTCGGGCGGGCCGCCGTCGACCACGCGGCGACGTTCTCCTGGGCGCACACCGTGGATGCGTTGCTGACGGGGTACGGCCGCGCCATCGCCGACCACCGCGCCGACAACACGCTCCAGGTCGCGGCGCGACGCAGCGGACGCCGGTTCTCGATGCGGCGGGGAGTGCGGGCATGA
- a CDS encoding sensor histidine kinase, whose translation MSVVSALLLAAIVALLALAIGVAIGVRAVPRLRERRQRRSAEQSGITVSQMLERIVSFSPIGIAVVDNFRDVVYKNDRAQELGLLGDRLLDDRAWVAAQRTLTTGEPHGFDLSPRKGSRTGRSGLSVRGYCRLLAEEDRRFAVVYVDDQSEHARMEATRRDFVANVSHELKTPVGALGVLAEAVLASVEDPDTVRHFAEKMVTEADRLANMVGELIELSRLQGGEPLPDLEAVDVDVVVSEALSRHKVAADNADIAITTDAPTGFQVLGDQTLLVAAVANLVSNAIAYSPNGSAVSISRRRNGDNIEIAVTDRGIGIAPADQERVFERFFRVDKARSRATGGTGLGLAIVKHVAANHNGSIRLWSQPGTGSTFTLSIPAAPPGEQRSGDAAGGAADLAQRED comes from the coding sequence GTGAGTGTCGTATCGGCGCTGCTGCTCGCGGCGATCGTCGCACTGCTCGCGCTGGCGATCGGTGTCGCGATCGGCGTACGGGCGGTGCCCCGGCTTCGGGAGCGCCGCCAGCGGCGCTCGGCTGAGCAGTCGGGCATCACCGTGTCGCAGATGCTCGAACGCATCGTGTCGTTCTCCCCGATCGGGATCGCGGTCGTCGACAACTTCCGCGACGTGGTCTACAAGAACGACCGGGCCCAGGAACTCGGCCTGCTCGGCGACCGTCTGCTCGACGACCGGGCCTGGGTCGCGGCGCAGCGCACGCTGACCACCGGCGAACCGCACGGATTCGATCTGTCACCGCGCAAGGGCAGCAGGACGGGCCGTTCGGGGCTCTCGGTGCGAGGCTACTGCCGGTTGCTGGCCGAGGAGGACCGCCGGTTCGCCGTCGTCTACGTCGACGACCAGTCCGAGCACGCGCGGATGGAGGCCACGCGCCGCGACTTCGTCGCCAACGTCAGCCACGAACTCAAGACCCCGGTCGGGGCACTCGGTGTGCTCGCTGAGGCGGTGCTGGCCTCGGTCGAGGATCCCGACACCGTCCGGCACTTCGCCGAGAAGATGGTGACCGAAGCCGACCGGTTGGCGAACATGGTCGGCGAGCTGATCGAACTGTCGCGACTGCAGGGCGGTGAACCCCTGCCCGATCTGGAGGCCGTCGACGTCGATGTCGTTGTCTCCGAGGCACTGTCGAGGCACAAGGTGGCTGCCGACAACGCCGACATCGCGATCACCACCGACGCGCCGACGGGCTTTCAGGTGCTGGGCGACCAGACGTTGCTGGTGGCGGCGGTCGCGAACCTGGTCTCCAACGCCATCGCTTACTCGCCCAACGGATCTGCCGTCTCCATCAGCCGTCGCAGAAACGGCGACAATATCGAGATCGCGGTCACCGACCGTGGTATCGGCATCGCGCCCGCCGATCAGGAGCGGGTGTTCGAACGGTTCTTCCGTGTCGACAAGGCACGGTCCCGGGCCACCGGTGGCACCGGGCTCGGGCTGGCGATCGTCAAGCACGTCGCCGCCAACCACAACGGCTCCATCCGGTTGTGGAGTCAACCCGGCACCGGGTCGACGTTCACGTTGTCCATACCCGCGGCACCCCCCGGGGAGCAGCGCAGCGGCGATGCCGCCGGCGGTGCCGCCGATCTCGCCCAACGAGAGGATTGA
- a CDS encoding ROK family transcriptional regulator codes for MSTTTLAPRTRTTSATGAPAKSPAVGGRYPQALLHQIVAPSLCLPEAAAASVFAAARQRGPIARDVIAQVTGLSIATVNRQVTALLDAGLLRERADLAVSGAIGRPRVPVEVNHEPFLTLGIHIGARTTSIVAADLFGRTLDVVETPTPRVAQAVALTAIAGSASRYLSRWHRRRPLWVGVATGGVVDSATGYLDHPRLGWADAPVGPVLAETLGLPVSVASHVDAMAGAELLLGTRRRPGKAATSLYVYARETVGYALSIGGRVHSPTSGPGTIASLPVRSELLGGTGQLESTVSDEAVLTAARRAGIVPAEGPASTLTAVLRAARKGNEHAVALIAERARVLGEAVALLRDMLNPDDLVVGGQAFTEYPEGMSIVEEAFNERSALGHRDIRLTAFGNRVQEAGAGIVSLGGLYADPIAAMRRALARNERLGSASPAAV; via the coding sequence ACCCGCACCACGTCGGCCACGGGCGCCCCCGCGAAGAGTCCCGCCGTCGGCGGGCGCTACCCCCAGGCTCTGCTGCACCAGATCGTGGCACCGTCGCTGTGCCTCCCCGAGGCCGCCGCGGCGTCGGTGTTCGCCGCCGCCCGGCAGCGGGGGCCGATCGCCCGCGACGTGATCGCGCAGGTCACCGGCCTGTCCATCGCCACCGTGAACCGGCAGGTCACCGCGCTCCTCGACGCCGGACTGCTCCGCGAACGGGCGGACCTCGCGGTGTCGGGTGCCATCGGCCGGCCCCGCGTTCCGGTCGAGGTCAACCATGAACCCTTCCTGACGCTCGGCATCCACATCGGCGCCCGCACCACCAGCATCGTCGCCGCCGACCTGTTCGGCCGCACCCTCGACGTCGTCGAGACGCCCACCCCCCGCGTCGCGCAGGCGGTCGCGCTGACCGCCATCGCGGGCAGCGCGAGCCGGTATCTGAGCCGCTGGCACCGCAGGCGTCCGCTGTGGGTCGGCGTGGCCACCGGCGGCGTCGTCGACAGCGCCACCGGCTACCTGGACCATCCGCGGCTGGGCTGGGCGGACGCTCCGGTCGGGCCGGTGCTCGCCGAAACCCTGGGCCTGCCGGTGTCGGTGGCGTCGCACGTCGACGCGATGGCCGGTGCCGAACTGTTGCTCGGTACGCGCCGCCGGCCCGGCAAGGCGGCCACCAGCCTCTATGTCTACGCCCGCGAGACCGTCGGCTACGCGCTGTCGATCGGCGGACGCGTGCACTCCCCGACGAGCGGACCCGGCACCATCGCGTCGCTGCCGGTGCGCTCCGAACTCTTGGGCGGCACAGGGCAATTGGAGTCCACCGTCAGCGACGAGGCGGTGCTGACCGCGGCACGCAGGGCAGGCATCGTGCCCGCCGAGGGCCCGGCCTCGACGCTGACCGCGGTGCTTCGCGCCGCCAGGAAGGGCAACGAGCACGCCGTCGCGCTCATCGCCGAACGCGCGCGGGTGCTCGGTGAGGCGGTCGCACTGCTGCGCGACATGCTCAACCCCGACGACCTCGTGGTCGGCGGCCAGGCCTTCACGGAGTACCCCGAGGGCATGAGCATCGTCGAGGAGGCGTTCAACGAGCGGTCGGCGCTCGGGCACCGCGACATCCGTCTGACCGCCTTCGGCAACCGGGTGCAGGAGGCCGGCGCCGGCATCGTATCCCTCGGCGGGCTCTACGCCGATCCGATCGCCGCGATGCGCCGGGCGCTGGCCCGAAACGAACGCCTCGGTTCGGCCTCTCCGGCGGCGGTGTAG
- a CDS encoding phosphoglyceromutase encodes MADTATADTATLILLRHGESEWNALNLFTGWVDVDLTDKGRAEATRAGELIGEQDKLPDVLYTSLLRRAITTANIALDKADRHWIPVHRDWRLNERHYGALQGLNKAETKAKYGDEQFMAWRRSYDTPPPQIEAGSEFSQDRDPRYADIDGGAPLTECLKDVVERFVPYFTEVIVPDLKAGKTVLIAAHGNSLRALVKYLDGMSDDDVVGLNIPTGIPLRYDLDENLKPLVAGGSYLDPDAAAAGAAAVAAQGAK; translated from the coding sequence ATGGCTGATACCGCGACGGCTGATACCGCGACGCTGATCCTGCTCCGCCACGGTGAGAGCGAATGGAACGCCCTGAACCTGTTCACCGGCTGGGTCGACGTCGACCTCACGGACAAGGGCAGGGCCGAGGCGACCCGGGCGGGCGAGTTGATCGGCGAACAGGACAAGCTTCCCGACGTGCTGTACACCTCGCTGCTGCGGCGCGCGATCACGACCGCGAACATCGCGCTCGACAAGGCCGACCGGCACTGGATCCCCGTGCACCGCGACTGGCGGCTCAACGAACGCCACTACGGCGCGCTGCAGGGACTGAACAAGGCCGAGACGAAGGCCAAGTACGGCGACGAGCAGTTCATGGCGTGGCGTCGCAGCTACGACACCCCGCCCCCGCAGATCGAGGCAGGCAGCGAGTTCAGCCAGGACCGCGACCCGCGCTACGCCGACATCGACGGTGGCGCTCCGCTGACCGAATGCCTCAAGGACGTCGTGGAGCGGTTCGTGCCGTACTTCACCGAGGTGATCGTTCCCGACCTGAAAGCCGGGAAGACCGTGCTGATCGCCGCGCACGGCAATTCGCTGCGCGCGCTGGTCAAGTACCTCGACGGGATGTCCGACGACGACGTCGTGGGCCTCAACATCCCGACGGGCATTCCGCTGCGCTACGACCTGGACGAGAACCTGAAGCCCCTCGTGGCCGGTGGCAGCTACCTCGACCCCGATGCCGCGGCCGCCGGTGCGGCCGCGGTGGCCGCGCAGGGAGCCAAGTAG